The Pirellulimonas nuda genome includes a region encoding these proteins:
- a CDS encoding sialate O-acetylesterase, producing the protein MLAWGVCAGGAVAAQWDLYLLGGQSNAVGWNTHQSALPAPLQAPQTDVLFFNGVDGSWGPLAPGSGNNANAFGPEITFGRTLADDNPGRQIAIVKHAVGATDLIQEWNPDDPGANEYDRLLDTLHSAVTALPAADTFSVKGMLWMQGEKDTSSAPTAAAYHTNLTNFISTVRTDLGVPDMPFVIGQLAFAVTSRTDHWPVVQNAQSRTAALDERASLVITTDLPLQGDNLHLTSAAQQTLGVRMADAIQGRLDPLQITNPSFETPARSDDAVNPAIVSGWIKSGGVIGTFNPGGGAYLDASALDANGGVVGAMEGTHALSMTGADASVEQTLSAAVRAGTTYKLTVAIGDRDAGGSPGFAGARIELLAGGQVLTDSGAITGLADGTFTDVSISYTAGAGDAGALGVRLVALDGAGGTSVDFDNVRLEGVSAVLAGDFNGDGAVDAADYTRWRDNLGAPSEEALHGAGSGGGGVDAADYTLWKSRFGTSGPAAPARGAGVPEPAAWLLGLLGAACSVRVARTRWTSAPHG; encoded by the coding sequence GTGTTGGCTTGGGGGGTGTGCGCCGGCGGAGCGGTCGCCGCCCAATGGGACCTGTACCTGCTCGGCGGCCAGTCCAACGCCGTGGGCTGGAACACCCACCAGAGCGCTCTGCCCGCTCCGCTGCAGGCGCCGCAGACCGACGTGCTGTTCTTTAACGGCGTCGACGGCTCGTGGGGCCCGCTGGCGCCCGGGTCGGGGAACAACGCGAACGCCTTCGGGCCTGAGATCACGTTCGGCCGGACGCTGGCGGACGACAACCCCGGCCGCCAGATCGCCATCGTCAAGCACGCCGTGGGCGCCACCGACCTGATCCAGGAGTGGAACCCGGACGACCCGGGCGCGAACGAGTACGACCGTCTTCTCGACACGCTCCATAGCGCCGTCACGGCGCTTCCGGCCGCGGACACTTTTTCGGTGAAGGGCATGCTCTGGATGCAGGGCGAGAAGGACACCTCTTCGGCCCCGACCGCGGCGGCGTACCACACCAACCTGACCAACTTCATCTCCACGGTCCGCACCGACCTGGGCGTACCCGACATGCCGTTCGTCATCGGGCAGCTCGCCTTCGCCGTGACGAGCCGCACCGATCATTGGCCGGTGGTGCAGAACGCCCAGTCCCGCACCGCCGCGCTCGACGAGCGCGCCTCCCTGGTGATCACGACCGACCTGCCGCTCCAGGGCGACAATCTCCATCTGACCTCAGCGGCCCAACAGACCTTGGGCGTGCGGATGGCCGATGCGATCCAGGGCCGGCTCGACCCGCTTCAGATCACCAACCCGAGTTTCGAGACCCCCGCCCGCAGCGACGACGCGGTCAACCCGGCCATCGTGTCGGGCTGGATCAAGAGCGGCGGCGTGATCGGCACCTTCAACCCGGGCGGCGGCGCCTACCTGGATGCGTCGGCCCTGGACGCCAACGGCGGCGTGGTGGGCGCCATGGAGGGCACGCACGCGCTCTCCATGACGGGCGCGGACGCGTCGGTCGAGCAGACGCTGTCCGCGGCGGTTCGGGCCGGGACCACCTACAAGCTGACCGTCGCCATCGGCGACCGCGACGCGGGGGGGAGCCCGGGATTTGCCGGGGCGCGGATCGAGCTGCTGGCGGGCGGGCAGGTGTTGACCGACTCCGGCGCCATCACCGGCCTGGCCGACGGGACCTTCACGGACGTTTCGATCAGCTACACGGCCGGGGCGGGCGACGCCGGCGCGTTGGGCGTCCGGCTGGTGGCGCTCGACGGCGCGGGCGGAACCTCGGTCGACTTCGACAACGTCCGCCTCGAGGGGGTCTCCGCGGTCTTGGCGGGGGACTTCAACGGCGACGGCGCCGTCGACGCCGCCGACTACACCCGCTGGCGCGACAACCTGGGCGCGCCCAGCGAAGAGGCGCTCCACGGCGCCGGCAGCGGCGGCGGCGGGGTCGACGCCGCGGACTACACCCTCTGGAAGAGCCGCTTCGGCACGAGCGGGCCCGCCGCGCCGGCGCGCGGCGCCGGCGTGCCCGAGCCGGCCGCTTGGCTGCTCGGTCTCTTGGGCGCCGCGTGCAGCGTCCGCGTCGCACGCACCCGGTGGACCAGCGCGCCGCACGGATGA
- a CDS encoding sigma-70 RNA polymerase sigma factor region 4 domain-containing protein, whose amino-acid sequence MSVAATTCTPAWQEGFLALLPSIERQVRRLLGGLRGEALEDACSEAVAQAALNYYRLAEQGRASVAFATPLARYAVRVGRAGRRLGSSPAGRDALGPGRRGEAAGWAELVADPRATPAEIAAVRIDFRDWLGRLPAAKRRLAVALAEGESTGDAARRLGVSAGRVSQLRRDLAESWRAFSATPAAA is encoded by the coding sequence ATGAGCGTAGCTGCGACTACTTGTACGCCGGCATGGCAGGAAGGGTTTCTGGCGCTGCTGCCGTCTATCGAACGCCAGGTCCGCAGGCTGCTGGGCGGCCTGCGGGGCGAGGCCCTCGAAGACGCCTGCAGCGAGGCGGTCGCCCAGGCCGCCCTCAACTACTACCGCCTGGCGGAGCAGGGACGCGCGTCGGTCGCCTTCGCCACGCCGCTGGCCCGCTACGCGGTCCGGGTCGGCCGGGCCGGCAGGCGGCTGGGGTCGAGCCCGGCCGGCCGCGACGCCCTTGGGCCGGGCCGCCGCGGAGAAGCCGCGGGCTGGGCCGAGCTGGTCGCCGACCCGCGCGCCACGCCGGCCGAGATCGCCGCGGTCCGGATCGACTTCCGCGACTGGCTCGGCCGGCTGCCCGCAGCGAAGCGACGCCTGGCCGTCGCGCTCGCCGAGGGAGAGTCGACCGGCGACGCCGCCCGGCGGCTAGGCGTCTCGGCGGGGCGGGTCAGCCAACTGCGGCGGGACCTGGCCGAGAGCTGGCGGGCCTTCTCGGCGACGCCGGCCGCGGCCTAG
- a CDS encoding WecB/TagA/CpsF family glycosyltransferase, producing the protein MINAPAPTATSTATALPCETMSPRIELFEIAIDRVTLDGAVARLADWIDAPRGVGCRYVVTPNLDHVVQLRHNFELRAAYAEAGLVLADGWPLVAASRMFGKRLPERVAGSDLVPALLDAAPQRGGLKVFLLGGMPGVGERAAQRIAKRYPAVEVSGIHSPPWGFEHDPCETDRIVELVAKAEPDLLVVGLGAPKQELWLHRHYRRLPVPVAIAAGATIDFLAGVQTRAPRWMQRSHLEWLHRAASDPRRLTARYVRDGLALPGLLWGEWRRS; encoded by the coding sequence ATGATTAACGCACCGGCGCCGACGGCGACCAGCACCGCAACCGCCTTGCCCTGCGAGACGATGTCGCCCCGCATCGAGCTTTTTGAGATCGCCATCGACCGCGTTACGCTCGACGGGGCTGTCGCCCGGCTGGCTGATTGGATCGACGCGCCCCGCGGAGTCGGCTGCCGCTACGTCGTCACCCCCAACCTCGACCACGTCGTTCAGCTCCGCCACAACTTCGAGCTGCGGGCCGCCTACGCCGAGGCCGGCCTTGTGCTCGCCGACGGCTGGCCGCTGGTCGCCGCTTCGCGGATGTTCGGCAAACGGCTCCCCGAGCGGGTCGCCGGCTCGGACCTTGTCCCGGCGTTGCTGGACGCCGCCCCCCAGCGGGGCGGGCTCAAGGTGTTCTTGCTCGGCGGGATGCCCGGGGTGGGCGAGCGGGCCGCCCAACGTATCGCCAAGCGGTACCCGGCGGTCGAGGTCTCCGGGATCCATTCTCCCCCGTGGGGCTTCGAGCACGACCCGTGCGAGACCGACCGGATCGTCGAGCTCGTCGCCAAGGCCGAGCCCGACCTGCTAGTCGTCGGCCTCGGGGCGCCCAAGCAAGAGCTCTGGCTCCACCGGCACTATCGGCGGCTGCCGGTCCCGGTCGCCATCGCCGCGGGCGCCACGATCGATTTTCTGGCGGGCGTCCAGACCCGCGCGCCGCGCTGGATGCAGCGCAGCCACCTCGAGTGGCTCCACCGGGCAGCCAGCGACCCCCGCCGGCTCACGGCGCGGTACGTCCGCGATGGGCTCGCGCTCCCCGGCTTGCTGTGGGGGGAATGGCGCCGAAGCTGA
- a CDS encoding PEP-CTERM sorting domain-containing protein: MISSPAALSRAARRLLFCAVALGTIAPASAGVITSVTMFGPNAGVGPGLGTVAVPAIITGAPNNDNVPTPGVPDNNVVVPIKRFDANGFIDIEFFVSPSNGVTEYAFFESADNNTGVDWSGYRMILGYGVGPAFVPSGPGDGLDFDFPDYDLPPTSSAFPVVVTPNEDTLLFSGGTQSAGAESFQFRIDVPDVPTSPYFSRFTLRQVPRPAPVPEPASLLLLGVGAAGLGVWRQGASRG; the protein is encoded by the coding sequence ATGATCTCTTCTCCTGCTGCGCTCTCGCGCGCTGCCCGGCGCCTGCTCTTCTGTGCGGTCGCTTTGGGCACGATTGCTCCCGCTTCGGCCGGTGTGATTACCAGCGTCACCATGTTCGGTCCCAACGCGGGCGTAGGCCCCGGGCTCGGCACCGTCGCGGTCCCGGCGATCATCACGGGCGCGCCGAACAACGACAACGTCCCGACCCCGGGCGTCCCCGACAACAACGTCGTCGTGCCGATCAAGCGGTTTGATGCGAACGGCTTCATCGACATCGAGTTCTTCGTCTCCCCCAGCAACGGGGTCACCGAGTACGCCTTCTTCGAGTCGGCCGACAACAACACGGGCGTCGATTGGAGCGGCTACCGGATGATCCTCGGGTACGGCGTAGGCCCCGCCTTCGTCCCCTCGGGCCCCGGCGACGGGCTCGACTTTGACTTCCCCGATTACGACCTCCCCCCGACTTCCTCGGCCTTCCCCGTGGTCGTGACGCCCAACGAAGACACGCTGCTGTTCAGCGGAGGGACCCAGTCCGCCGGCGCCGAGAGTTTCCAGTTCCGCATCGACGTCCCGGACGTCCCAACGTCCCCCTACTTCAGCCGCTTCACGCTGCGTCAGGTCCCGCGGCCCGCGCCCGTGCCCGAGCCGGCGTCGCTCCTGCTGCTGGGCGTTGGAGCGGCCGGGCTTGGCGTCTGGCGCCAGGGGGCGTCGCGCGGCTGA
- a CDS encoding choice-of-anchor C family protein, producing MHHPFRTLSLAAWLLCVLLGATARAGFVTNGGFEDPAVVGRFQTFSSGETLSGWQVGPGGVDVVHQAWQAAAGTQSVDLSATDAGSISQLLALTPGQTYDLAFWLAGNPQGGPALREMEVFWAGGSLGVFAFDATGRTPTAMGWQAHRLTGLSAPAGAVELRFTSLTRSAFGPTLDGVSVVASAVPEPPGSALLGLGSVLAWLGLGRRPRAVG from the coding sequence ATGCATCACCCGTTTCGGACGTTATCCCTAGCGGCCTGGCTGCTGTGCGTGTTGCTCGGCGCCACGGCCCGCGCCGGTTTCGTGACCAACGGCGGCTTCGAAGACCCCGCCGTGGTGGGACGGTTTCAGACGTTTTCATCCGGCGAGACGCTGAGTGGTTGGCAGGTCGGGCCGGGGGGCGTGGACGTCGTCCACCAGGCGTGGCAGGCCGCCGCCGGTACGCAGAGCGTCGATCTTTCCGCGACCGACGCGGGTTCGATCTCTCAGCTGCTCGCGTTGACCCCCGGACAGACGTACGACCTCGCGTTCTGGTTGGCCGGCAACCCCCAGGGGGGCCCCGCGCTGCGGGAGATGGAAGTGTTTTGGGCCGGCGGCTCGCTCGGCGTGTTCGCGTTTGACGCCACCGGTCGCACCCCCACCGCGATGGGTTGGCAGGCGCACCGGCTCACCGGGCTGTCGGCCCCTGCCGGCGCCGTCGAGCTCCGCTTCACGTCGCTCACCCGCAGCGCCTTCGGCCCGACGCTCGACGGCGTCTCGGTCGTCGCCAGCGCCGTGCCCGAGCCGCCTGGATCGGCCCTGCTGGGTCTTGGCAGTGTCCTGGCCTGGCTGGGGCTCGGCCGCCGCCCGAGAGCCGTGGGCTAA
- the cas9 gene encoding type II CRISPR RNA-guided endonuclease Cas9 (Cas9, originally named Csn1, is the large, multifunctional signature protein of type II CRISPR/Cas systems. It is well known even to general audiences because its RNA-guided endonuclease activity has made it a popular tool for custom editing of eukaryotic genomes.), translating to MPRTLGLAIGPRSIGWALVDDDRDASAPRGLIDMGVRVFPAGLYAFDTFNEKSLAEARRAARLLRRTGRRRAQRARRLRRALVGCGLWPGDPERQAAETAKDPYLLRARALREPLEPFEVGRVLLHLNQRRGFCSNRRRERGDAEVKGLLAEIRQNELEREAGGHATVGAMLAAKRAVQDPRRREAGDHVRKRRFSREQLEAEFEAVWRAQAPHHPGLLTEALRVGALGGQRRPRRPVPRRHPDRAGLGDLEAFGVHGLIFFQRKYYWPRSAVGRCALEPKRRRCPRADRQAELLRVLCELNSLRYTVPASGEEFALDQPQRTGLLGLLSRKPRVTFDEARKHLGLPASARFNLERGKRASLAGRSTEAALAKATGAGWRRRPEDEKDAIVRLLLDDDLEDEALVGRLVSGFGMTPEQAAKAAAVELPSGHGPLSRQAIDNLLPHLQRGLPYQSPSEPEHSALHAAGYLKGGASGRPALDALPPLERTPPADPVGGDPASPVLRRVLVELRKLVNAILREHGKPEVVRLALARSVKLGKQKRGELARRGREALAQHKAAAQAIGALGAPAGPEAVRRYLLWREQAGGCLYCGEPIGSEQLLGEGVVVNPILPLTRTLDDSRSNQLVCHRACVQTKAEQTPHEWLAAARPEAYAGLCERAGLLMRRGVLPYAKQRRIVREGLELERHLVRQLYDTWHTTRATVAYLRLLYQKEGAVLGYQRKFIPELRRRWGLESVLRELPDSPGWPNAAGLSDGGLNNGGLDNGGQSDGGQSDRDNDRADHRSQAIDALVIALTSRARLRRLAASVGQGGTLAPPWEGMREQVAQRLRTMHVSHRVERKARGALHEETQYGPTPNPAEWVRRKPVEDLTANEVALIRDPGIRRIVQEALRKAGLESGRGKKQDVRRMRQALGGLRMPSGVPIKRVRLLRPDASVRPLRDPASPGQAFVRPGSVHHLCLFEFDQDGKPKREVLVVSLLEAITRLRRGERMIQREHPSRPDARFVMSLASREAVLADWKGTQLLLVFKTATTVHGQIYFALANDARRSNDQTNYTARASTLVAKKVTVDPLGRIRRAND from the coding sequence ATGCCCCGAACCCTCGGCCTCGCCATCGGACCCCGCTCGATCGGCTGGGCGCTGGTCGACGACGACCGCGACGCGTCCGCCCCCCGCGGCCTGATCGACATGGGGGTGCGGGTCTTCCCCGCGGGCCTGTACGCCTTCGACACCTTCAATGAAAAATCGCTGGCCGAGGCCCGCCGCGCCGCCCGCCTGCTCCGCCGGACCGGCCGGCGGCGGGCGCAGCGGGCCCGCCGGCTCCGCCGGGCGCTGGTCGGCTGCGGCCTGTGGCCCGGGGACCCCGAGCGGCAGGCGGCCGAGACCGCCAAGGACCCCTACCTGCTGCGGGCCAGGGCCCTGCGGGAGCCGCTCGAACCGTTCGAGGTCGGCCGGGTGCTGCTGCACCTGAACCAGCGTCGCGGCTTCTGCTCCAACCGCCGGAGGGAACGCGGCGACGCCGAGGTGAAGGGGCTGCTCGCCGAGATCCGCCAGAACGAACTCGAGCGGGAGGCGGGGGGCCACGCCACCGTGGGGGCGATGCTCGCCGCCAAGCGGGCCGTGCAGGACCCCCGCCGCCGCGAGGCGGGGGACCACGTCCGCAAGCGGCGTTTCTCGCGGGAGCAGCTCGAGGCGGAGTTCGAGGCGGTCTGGCGGGCCCAGGCGCCCCACCACCCGGGCCTGCTCACGGAGGCCCTGCGGGTCGGGGCGTTGGGGGGCCAGCGGCGGCCGCGTCGGCCGGTCCCCAGGCGCCACCCCGACCGCGCCGGGCTGGGCGACCTCGAGGCGTTCGGCGTGCACGGGCTGATCTTCTTCCAACGCAAGTACTACTGGCCCAGGTCGGCCGTCGGCCGGTGCGCGCTGGAGCCCAAACGCCGCCGCTGCCCGCGGGCCGACCGGCAAGCCGAATTGCTGCGGGTGCTGTGCGAGCTCAACAGCCTGCGCTACACGGTCCCCGCATCGGGCGAAGAGTTCGCCCTGGACCAGCCGCAACGCACGGGCCTGCTGGGCCTGCTCTCCCGCAAGCCGCGGGTGACGTTCGACGAGGCCCGCAAGCACCTGGGACTGCCGGCGTCGGCCCGCTTCAACCTCGAGCGTGGCAAGCGTGCGTCGCTCGCCGGGCGGAGCACCGAGGCCGCGCTCGCCAAGGCGACCGGCGCCGGCTGGCGCCGGCGGCCCGAGGACGAGAAGGACGCCATCGTGCGGCTGCTGCTGGACGACGACCTGGAGGACGAGGCCCTCGTCGGCCGGCTGGTCAGCGGCTTCGGCATGACCCCCGAGCAGGCCGCCAAGGCGGCGGCCGTCGAGCTGCCGTCGGGGCACGGTCCGCTCTCCCGCCAGGCGATCGACAACCTCCTGCCCCACCTGCAGCGCGGGCTGCCGTACCAGTCGCCGTCCGAGCCCGAGCACAGCGCGTTGCACGCCGCGGGCTACCTGAAGGGCGGGGCGTCCGGACGCCCCGCGCTCGACGCGCTCCCCCCGCTGGAGCGGACCCCTCCGGCCGACCCGGTGGGCGGCGACCCCGCCAGCCCCGTGCTCCGGCGGGTCCTCGTCGAGCTCCGCAAGCTCGTCAACGCCATCCTCCGCGAGCACGGCAAACCCGAAGTCGTGCGTCTGGCGTTGGCCCGTTCGGTGAAGCTCGGCAAGCAGAAGCGGGGCGAGCTGGCCCGCCGCGGCCGCGAAGCCCTCGCCCAGCACAAGGCCGCCGCCCAGGCGATCGGCGCGCTGGGCGCCCCGGCGGGCCCCGAAGCGGTCCGCCGCTACCTGCTGTGGCGGGAGCAGGCGGGGGGGTGCCTGTACTGCGGCGAGCCCATCGGCTCCGAGCAGCTCCTGGGGGAGGGGGTGGTGGTCAACCCCATCCTGCCGCTGACGCGCACGCTGGACGACTCCCGCTCGAACCAGCTCGTGTGCCACCGCGCGTGCGTCCAGACCAAAGCCGAGCAGACCCCGCACGAGTGGCTCGCCGCGGCCCGGCCCGAGGCGTACGCCGGCCTGTGCGAGCGGGCCGGCCTGCTGATGCGTCGCGGCGTCCTCCCGTACGCCAAGCAGCGGCGGATCGTGCGGGAGGGTTTGGAGCTCGAAAGGCACCTCGTACGGCAGCTCTACGACACGTGGCACACCACCCGCGCGACCGTCGCGTACCTGCGGCTCCTCTACCAGAAAGAGGGCGCGGTGCTCGGCTACCAGCGGAAGTTCATCCCCGAGCTGCGGCGGCGTTGGGGCCTGGAGAGCGTCCTGCGCGAGCTGCCCGACAGCCCCGGGTGGCCCAACGCTGCGGGGCTCAGCGACGGGGGCCTCAACAACGGGGGCCTCGACAACGGGGGCCAGAGCGACGGGGGCCAGAGCGACCGGGACAACGACCGCGCCGACCACCGTTCGCAGGCGATCGACGCGCTGGTGATCGCGCTGACGAGCCGCGCCAGGCTGCGTCGGCTGGCCGCGAGCGTCGGGCAGGGGGGCACGCTCGCGCCCCCCTGGGAGGGGATGCGCGAGCAGGTCGCCCAGCGGCTGCGGACGATGCACGTCTCGCACCGCGTCGAGCGGAAGGCCCGCGGGGCGTTGCACGAAGAAACCCAGTACGGCCCGACCCCCAACCCGGCGGAGTGGGTGAGGCGCAAGCCGGTGGAGGACCTCACGGCCAACGAGGTCGCGCTCATCCGCGACCCCGGGATCCGCCGGATCGTGCAGGAGGCGCTGCGCAAGGCGGGGCTGGAGTCGGGGCGGGGCAAGAAGCAGGACGTCCGACGCATGCGGCAGGCGCTCGGCGGGCTGCGGATGCCCTCGGGCGTCCCGATCAAGCGGGTGCGGCTGCTGCGGCCCGACGCGTCGGTCCGGCCGCTGCGTGACCCCGCGTCCCCCGGCCAGGCGTTCGTGCGGCCCGGCTCGGTCCACCACCTCTGCCTCTTCGAGTTCGACCAGGACGGGAAGCCCAAACGCGAGGTGCTGGTCGTGAGCCTGCTGGAGGCGATCACGCGTCTCAGGCGGGGCGAGAGGATGATCCAGCGCGAACACCCATCACGGCCCGACGCCCGGTTCGTGATGTCGTTGGCGTCGCGTGAGGCGGTGCTGGCCGACTGGAAGGGGACGCAGCTGCTGCTGGTTTTTAAGACGGCGACGACGGTCCACGGGCAGATCTACTTCGCGCTGGCGAACGACGCGCGACGCAGCAACGACCAGACCAATTACACGGCCAGGGCCAGCACGCTGGTCGCCAAGAAGGTGACGGTGGACCCCCTGGGCCGCATCCGCCGGGCGAACGACTAG
- a CDS encoding TA system antitoxin ParD family protein, with translation MSQPVKLSDDLVLDARVIGEVAQRSIAGQIEFWARLGRAVEPLMSGAAALALRRSGDARPLSALIESVHCDEGRQRVTHYLSKQPFPHYEAADKQPGCVVRIEAGGSRTVGRFVNRVFVPVEKPPARRKSGSKAQK, from the coding sequence ATGAGCCAGCCTGTCAAGCTATCGGACGACCTCGTTCTCGACGCCCGCGTCATCGGGGAGGTCGCCCAGCGCTCGATCGCCGGTCAAATCGAGTTCTGGGCGAGGCTCGGCCGCGCCGTCGAGCCCCTGATGAGCGGCGCCGCCGCGCTCGCCCTGCGTCGCAGCGGGGACGCGCGGCCGCTTTCGGCGCTGATCGAATCGGTCCACTGCGATGAAGGCCGCCAGCGCGTCACCCACTACCTGTCGAAGCAGCCGTTCCCGCACTACGAAGCGGCCGACAAACAGCCCGGCTGCGTGGTTCGGATCGAGGCCGGCGGCAGCCGCACGGTTGGGCGTTTCGTGAACCGCGTGTTCGTGCCGGTGGAAAAACCCCCCGCCAGACGCAAGTCTGGTTCGAAGGCCCAGAAGTGA
- a CDS encoding Npun_F0296 family exosortase-dependent surface protein, whose protein sequence is MRSHRSLTCLICVAVVGASSAALASISISSASVGGSALTGPNIRYANFNDLTVNSTGGLTSTAPAGSLQVNLTPGAKVVTGKQSGQYAPPVLSNGNGSNFGGQFMGADGTPYITTGSTGATPNAAAELVFGSATSYFGLLWGSVDSYNKLTFHLVGGGIETVTGTDIINFWNAANAPSFPSGSQATGGTLYVNFDSTIGIEKVVATSSSYAFEFDNVAYESPLGQIQAVPEATSVVAWASMLIVGAALVRRRV, encoded by the coding sequence ATGCGATCTCACCGAAGCCTCACCTGCCTGATTTGTGTAGCGGTCGTTGGAGCTAGTTCGGCGGCCCTCGCGTCGATCTCGATATCCTCTGCGTCCGTGGGTGGATCGGCATTGACCGGTCCAAACATCCGCTACGCGAACTTCAACGACCTCACGGTCAACTCGACGGGGGGCCTAACGTCCACCGCGCCAGCGGGCTCGCTGCAGGTCAACCTGACGCCCGGCGCCAAGGTCGTCACCGGCAAGCAGTCTGGCCAGTACGCTCCTCCGGTGTTGTCCAACGGAAACGGTTCGAACTTCGGCGGCCAGTTCATGGGGGCAGACGGCACGCCCTACATCACGACGGGCTCCACGGGAGCAACCCCCAACGCTGCCGCAGAGCTTGTCTTCGGCTCGGCGACCAGCTACTTCGGCCTGCTTTGGGGCTCGGTAGATAGCTACAACAAGCTCACCTTCCACCTGGTGGGAGGAGGCATCGAGACCGTGACGGGGACGGATATCATCAACTTCTGGAACGCGGCGAATGCCCCTTCCTTCCCGTCTGGTTCGCAAGCGACCGGCGGCACGCTCTACGTCAATTTCGACTCGACGATCGGGATCGAAAAAGTCGTGGCGACGAGCTCGAGCTATGCGTTCGAGTTTGACAACGTCGCGTACGAGTCTCCACTGGGACAGATCCAAGCCGTCCCTGAAGCTACGTCCGTCGTTGCGTGGGCTTCGATGCTGATCGTCGGGGCCGCCTTGGTCCGCCGACGCGTGTGA